One window of the Hevea brasiliensis isolate MT/VB/25A 57/8 unplaced genomic scaffold, ASM3005281v1 Scaf651, whole genome shotgun sequence genome contains the following:
- the LOC131177614 gene encoding F-box/FBD/LRR-repeat protein At1g13570-like yields the protein MTTTTFCSSRSVSDSISELPNDIINQILMRLPQKDAVRTCILSTKWRYKWLAVPQLVFDYPSNYKLSPTEKNKLATAIYQALLLHHGHLIKFSFSVTDLDHKNSSDMNHWLHFLSKKVSISLNGMAEIAKYFKDKKTSNLIEMASSIPAIEELAVENYFLKFLAMGGVQNRLTKTLQHLRILHLSGICFEKIEEVSCALCLIRSSPNLEKLTIKSLRETNFVMKAVVEHLRVEDFLDCSLDQLRVAKMQLISGVRPELEFMKFLLATSTRLEKFEILPIQGKSFNCGFQRLKELIRFRRASAKAEIIYLDPDDLDK from the exons ATGACCACGACCACCTTTTGCAGTTCAAGGTCTGTTTCAGATAGTATCAGTGAACTACCAAACGACATAATAAATCAAATTCTGATGCGACTACCGCAGAAGGATGCAGTAAGGACATGCATCTTATCAACAAAATGGAGATATAAATGGTTAGCAGTTCCACAACTTGTATTTGATTATCCCAGCAACTATAAGTTGTCACCAACAGAGAAGAATAAGCTTGCAACAGCTATTTACCAAGCTTTATTACTCCATCATGGACATCTTATCAAGTTCAGCTTCTCTGTTACGGATTTGGATCACAAAAACTCTTCTGATATGAATCATTGGTTACATTTCCTGTCCAAGAAAG TTTCAATTTCATTGAATGGGATGGCTGAAATTGCCAAGTATTTCAAGGACAAAAAAACATCTAATTTGATAGAGATGGCTTCTAGTATACCTGCAATTGAGGAATTGGctgtagaaaattattttttgaag TTTTTGGCCATGGGAGGTGTACAAAACAGGCTTACAAAGACTTTACAACACCTTAGAATTCTTCATCTATCTGGGATCTGTTTCGAAAAGATTGAAGAGGTCTCCTGTGCTCTTTGCTTGATTAGAAGCTCACCCAACTTGGAAAAACTAACAATCAAG TCACTCAGAGAGACAAATTTTGTGATGAAAGCTGTAGTAGAACATTTGAGAGTTGAAGACTTCTTAGATTGTTCATTAGACCAGCTCAGGGTTGCGAAGATGCAGCTCATTAGTGGTGTGAGGCCAGAATTGGAGTTCATGAAGTTTTTACTGGCTACTTCTACTAGGCTtgagaaatttgaaattttgcccattCAAGGGAAGAGCTTTAATTGTGGATTTCAAAGATTGAAAGAGTTGATACGATTTCGACGAGCTTCTGCAAAAGCTGAAATCATTTACTTGGACCCTGATGACCTAGACAAATAG